CAATCAAGATTGCTGAAGCGATGATGGCATTTTGTGGCACATTGTGGCGAGAAAGAGTATCCGCCTTGATAGCCTTCAAGAATGGATTTGGCGAATCATGGGCAATCTGGTACAAATGACGTCCTGTTGAATAAAGGGTTGAGTTAAGAGCAGATGCTGCTGAGGTCAAAACAACGAAGTTAATCAAGGCTGCTGCCCATTTGATACCTGCCAATTCAAATACTGTAACAAAAGGAGAATCAGCCGATGCAAGTTCACGCCAGGGAATAATAGACATAATGGCCAAGAGAGCTCCACCGTAGAAAAAGACGATTCGCAAAGGAATTTCCTTAACGGCTTTTGGCAAGACCTGGCGTGGATTTTTTGTTTCAGAAGTCGTTACCCCGATAAACTCAATCATGAGGTAGGCAAAGAAAACCATCTGGAAGGCCATGACAAAGTTCACTCCACCATTTGGGAAGAGAGAGAAATTGTCGGCAATATTAGCTAAACTTGCTACTCCATGAGGCGTTTTAAAGCCTGTCAAGACCATAAAGACTCCTGTGGCGATCATGGCTAAAATAGCCACAATCTTGACCATAGCAAACCAAAATTCAACTTCCCCAAAGAGCTTCACCGCAATCAAATTGACCAAGGCTAGAATGGTCAAAAATCCAATCTCAATCATCCAACTTGGCCAGCTAGGGAACCAGAACTGAACATAGTGAGCGATAGCTGTGATTTCCGCCATACCGATAAAGACAACGGATAGCCAGTAAGACCAGACTGAAAAATATCCCCAGCCCTTACCCAAATGGCGCGTGATAAAGTTGATAAAGGTGTGTTGCTCAGGGTCTTGGTAGAGCATTTCCCCAACCGCACGCATCATGAGGAACATAAAAGCCCCAGTAATCATATAAATCAGTACAATGGAAGGACCTGTTAGGCTGATAGAGCGACCTGCTCCCAAAAAGAGCCCTGTTCCGATTGTTCCAGCAATGGCCATAACCTGCACGTGACGATTAGTCAGACCACGCTCCATCTTATTTTTTTTCTTCTTTGAACTCATAACGTCTCCAATTCAATTTAAAATGGAAAAAGGAGTGAGTGAAGCGCATCGCCTCCCCACTCCTTTTTTTTGTTTTTAGGCTGTTTTTTCAACCTTTAAGATTTTTACATCATAGCTACCAACAGGTGTTTCAATGGTTGCTGTATCACCTGTTTTCTTGCCAATCAAGGCTTGTCCAATTGGGCTTTCATTTGAAACTTTACCTGCAAAGGCATCCGCACCAGCTGAACCTACGATAATATAAACTTCTTCTTCATCCTCACCAATTTCTTGGATAGTGACTGTTTTACCAATCGCTACTTCGTCTTGAGCAACTGAATCGCTATTGACGATTTCAGCATAGCGAATTTTTGTTTCCAAGCTAGAGATTTGTCCTTCGACAAAGGCTTGTTCATCCTTAGCTGCTTCATATTCACTGTTTTCAGAAAGGTCACCGTATGAACGGGCAATCTTAATGCGTTCTACCACTTCTGGACGGCGGACCAATTTCAATTCTTCTAATTCTTTTTCAAGTTTTTCCTTTTCCGCTAGGGTCATAGGATATGTTTTTTCTGCCATTTTTCTCAACTTTCTTCTAATGATATTCTCTAAAGAAAATTATGTGAAGCATCACATAATTTTAGTTTGTTTGGTTTAACTTGCTATTGACATGTTCAGCGACATTACGATCATGCTCCTCCTGAGTAGCAGCATAATAGACCTTGCCATCTGTAACATTAGCTACAAAGTATAAGTTATCACTCTTAGTCTGATTAATACTTGCCTCAATGGCATCCAAACTTGGACTATCTACTGGACCTGGCATCAAACCAGCTTTCGTATAAACATTATACGGTGAATTAATTGTCGTATCAATTCCAGCATCATCAGCAAGACTAATCTTCTGACCAAGTTTTCCTTGGGCATACAAGATGGCAATATTGCTTTGAAGTGGCATACCAAGATTCAAGCGATTGTAGAATACACCTGCAATCAACTTACGATCTTCAGTCTTAGCACCTTCTTTTTCAACAAGTGACGCAATTGTTAGCAATTCATTGACTGTCAAATTTTTAGACTTGATTGCACTATAATGAGGTGCCAAAGTCTTATCCATAGCTGCCAGCATCTCATCAATCAAGCTTTCAATAGTTGTGCTTTCCTTGATAGAGTATGTAGCTGGGAAGAGGAAACCTTCTAAACGGTAACGAACGCCACTTTCCTTTGTAGGCAAGCTTTCAAGTAGACTAGGATATTTGGCAACTTCTTGGCTGATAAAGTTCTCATCTTGAACTTTAGCTAGAAAGGCATCAGCTGTCAAAGGCTCTTTGAAGTCACCTTGCAATTGACCTACCGCTTGTGCAATTTGATCAATCGTATAACCTTCTGGAATTGTTAAATTCGCAAGAGCAGGTTCTTGAGCTTCAGCTGTTCCACCTTTTTGTAGTTCGTGGATGATGTCTTCTGTACTCATGCTCTTTTGCAAATTGTAATAGCCAGACTTCAAATCTGAATAATTTTTATATTTCGCATAAAAAGCAAAAATCACTCCATGTTTAATCAAGCCAGACTTTTCAAGAGTTGAACCAATTGTTTGAACATTGGCTCCTTCTGGGATTTGCACTGTCACATATTGTTTAGATGAAGCATCCACAGGCTGTAAAGACGACTGAACATACTGATAACCGAAGTAACCACCTGCTGAAATCAAGCCTAGGAAAATTAGTAAAGAAATAAAGAAGGCCTTGAATCCTGATTTTTTCTTCTTAGTAGGCTGAACTGTCTCACGACGGCTACGACGTGGAGTTACAGGCGTTTCTTCTACAGCTTTCTTTTCCACTACTTTCTTTTCCACTACTGGTTGTGAAGTAGGAACTTCTTTTTTTACTACTTCTTTCTGCCCTTCTGTCTTATAAGAAACAGCTACCCTTGTTGGAATTTCATTAAATTCCTTTTCTACTTTTCTAGGACTAACAGGTCCTGAAACTGGTCTTGATACTCCCTCAGCTGACGGAGCAGAAGGTCCTTCTTGACTCGGATGACTAGGAGCAAGTGGAGCTTGTCTTACAGCCTCTTCTGCGGGAGAAGAAGGAACATCTTGACTTGGATGGCTTGGAGCAGTAAGAGTTTCTCTTTTTATCTCATTTGATGGAGATGCTGATAAATCTTGGCTGGGGTGAGTCGGCACGGTAGGAGCGTTTCTCATAATATCCTCTACAGCTGATAGAGAATCTTCCATCAAATCTTCTATTGACTGATCATTTTTAGAAGAAAGTTGGGGTTTTATTGAAGCTAAATTAACTTCTTCCTGATCTTCTTCATATTTTTTGACGCGTTCTAAATCACGTAAAATCTGCTCTTTAAAGCTTAATTTTTCGTCTTCTCTTGGCTTTTCACTCAAAAGTTTATCCTCCTCGTTGACAATCCATAATATTATATCTTAAAAACGAAAGAAAAGCAACCTAGCATGCTTTTCTAGCTTATTTTTTATACTCAATGAAAATCAAAGAACAAACTAGGAAGCTAGCCGCCAGCTGTACTTGAGTACGGTAAGGCGACGCTGACGTGGTTTGAATTTGATTTTCGAAGAGTATTAGCTTCCCAGACCATATCATACCAAGTTTCCCCTGCAAAGGTTGACTGGGACAGGCCTTCATTGACAAATCCATGTTTTTCATAGTAAGCGATGAGATAGTCATGACAGGTTAGATTAATGCCTTCTCTTTCGTGTTCAAGAGCCAACTCTTTCAAAGCTGTTAGTAATTTCTGACCAAGTCCAAGTCCCTGTGCTTCCTTTGCAATAGACAGACAGGTCACAGAGATATAGCCACCAGGATTATGACTATAATCTTCTATCTCTTCTGTAAAGGACTGGTCTTGCAGATGGCGATGGGGGCCAACTGGCCCTTCTATATAACCTATGATTCTACCCTCTTTTTCTGCAACCAGAAAAGAGGTCTGAATTTCTCGCAAATGCGCTTCAAAAACAGAGTGAGGAATGGCTTCTTCAACCGAGAAATTTTCTAGTTCAATCTCGACAATCCGATCCAAATCTTCTAATCTTGCTTGTCTAATTTTCATTGTGCCTCCAGATAAAAAGGATTAAACCAAATCATACTATAACCCTGACTAGTTGCATAAAGGGAAGTTTCTTCATCAATGAAACCGTTCATTTCAAAATAAGAAAGCAACTCATCAGGACTCTCCAAACGGAGCCCTTTGTAATCCAGCTCAACTGCCACCTCTTTCAAGGCTGCAAGAAGAAGTGTTCCCAAGCCCTGTCTCTGATGGTCAGACTCGATGACTAAAGAATGTATTTTTAGACATTGCGGATTGTCTGACTGAGGCCTTGATAGAATATAGCCTAAAAGTTGATTTTCATCCCTAGCTAGAAGAAAGGTATCCGCACACTTACGGATACTTTCTTCTAAAATATGGGAAGGTTGCTGCTTTTCAGCTGGAAAAGACGAAGTTTGAATTGCCTCTATCTCAGCCAAATCAGACTTACTTGCCTGAATGATCTTAATTGGAATTTCCATGGGAACTTCCTATTGAACATTACTTGTCAGGTTAGACAAGAGACGCTCAAATGAGTATTCATAGGTTTGGATATCTCCTGCTCCCATAAAGACATAAACAGCATTGTCATGGTCTAGGAGTGGAGATACATTTTCAACAGTGATCACTTGATGTTTCTTGTCAATCTTATTGGCTAGGTCTTCTACCTTGACATCACCATGGTCCACTTCACGAGCTGACCCATAAATCTGTGCTAGGTAAACAGCATCTGCTTGGTTTAAAGCATGAGCAAAGTCGTCCAACAAGGCAATGGTTCTTGTAAAGGTATGCGGTTGGAAGATTGCTACGATTTCCTTGCTTGGGTATTTTTGACGAGCCGCATCCAAGGTCGCAATGATTTCTGTTGGATGGTGGGCAAAATCATCGATAATCACTGTGTCATTGACAATTTTCTCAGTGAAACGACGCTTAACACCGGCAAATGTTTTCAAGTGCTCACGCACCAAGTTCAAATCAAATCCTGCTGTGTAAAGAAGACCAATAACTGCTGTCGCATTCATGATATTGTGACGACCAAAGGTTGGAATGTGGAATTGACCCAATTCTTGTCCACGGAAGTGAACTGTGAAGGTTGAACCAGTTGTTGAACGAAGGAGATCGCTAGCTACAAAGTCATTGCCTTCAGCTTCAAAACCATAATAATAAATCGGAGCATCAGACGTAATTTTACGCAATTCCGCATCTTCACCATAGACAAAAAGACCCTTAGTAATTTGTTTGGCATAGTCATTAAAGGCATTGAAAACATCCTCTAGACTTGTGAAATAGTCTGGATGGTCAAAGTCAATGTTAGTGATAATAGAGTATTCTGGATGGTAAGGCATAAAGTGACGCTCATATTCGTCAGATTCAAAGACAAAATATTTGGCATTGGCCGAACCACGACCTGTTCCATCTCCAATCAAGAAGCTGGTGTCTGTGATGTGAGACAAGACGTGAGACAACATGCCTGTCGTTGAAGTTTTTCCATGTGCTCCTGCTACCCCCATGCTAACAAAGTCACGCATAAAGCTACCTAGGAACTCATGGTAACGTTTGTAACTGATGCCATTTTGGTCCGCATAGGCAATTTCGACGTTATTATCTGGACGGAAGGCATTTCCAGCGATAATTTCCATATCACCGTCTAGATTCTTTTCATCAAAAGGAAGAATGGTAATTCCTGCCTGCTCAAGACCACGTTGAGTAAAGTAGTACTTTTCAACATCTGATCCCTGTACCTTATGACCCATTTGGTGCAACATCAAGGCCAAGGCACTCATCCCTGATCCCTTAATTCCGATAAAATGATATGTCTTTGACATGTTTCCTCCCCTATTCTGTAATTCTGGTCAGATTCAACTCTTGGGCAACCCGACGTTCTTGTTCTGTTTGTTTACTTTTTTTATTGTAGATTTGGCTCTTCTTTAGAAAATCATAATTATTTTTCTTTGGGCCTGAAGTTTCTTTTGGCTCAGCTTGAGTCGAAATATTGCTCACTTCTTCCGCCAAGATGTAATGAGACTGGGTCAATTTTTGACTATATTTGACAAATTCACCAGGATTTTCCTTTTGGAAAGGCGCGGTAGGTTGATTGCCCTTTCTAACTAGACTTGGCTGAGAATGGCGTCTTGTAGGAGTGATGTCCTTAGTAAGATAACTTGCTGAGCGTTTCTTCTTCAAATCCGCACGCGCTTCTTCACGCGCCACCTCCGCATAGCTCTTTCCTTCTTTTCTTACCCCTAAAGGAGCCTTTTTAGTTTTCTCTACTTGCTTTTCAATCGGTTTGACTGGTGTTTCTTCAGCAATAGGAGCCCATTCTAAATAATTTTTATCTCGATACTCACCCTTGATATTACTGATCAGATCAGACTCATCATAGAGATTCATGACTGGCATTTCAGTCAACATGACCTCGTCATCTGACACCAATGGAAATCGTTCTTGTTTCATTTTCTATTTCCTTTCAACACTTCATTATAGCGTATTGTCTTGATTTTTCAAGTGCTGACTTCAGAAATTCCCAAAATTTCTCTAATTTCTGCTAGGGTCATGCTGCCACGTGACTCTGTTCCGTCCAATACTTGTGACACCAGATGTTTCTTTTGTTCTTGTAGTTCCTGAATTTTTTCTTCGATAGTTCCTTTAGTTACCAAGCGATAGACCTCAACCATTTCCTCTTGTCCCA
Above is a genomic segment from Streptococcus mitis containing:
- a CDS encoding GNAT family acetyltransferase, yielding MKIRQARLEDLDRIVEIELENFSVEEAIPHSVFEAHLREIQTSFLVAEKEGRIIGYIEGPVGPHRHLQDQSFTEEIEDYSHNPGGYISVTCLSIAKEAQGLGLGQKLLTALKELALEHEREGINLTCHDYLIAYYEKHGFVNEGLSQSTFAGETWYDMVWEANTLRKSNSNHVSVALPYSSTAGG
- a CDS encoding cystathionine gamma-synthase encodes the protein MKQERFPLVSDDEVMLTEMPVMNLYDESDLISNIKGEYRDKNYLEWAPIAEETPVKPIEKQVEKTKKAPLGVRKEGKSYAEVAREEARADLKKKRSASYLTKDITPTRRHSQPSLVRKGNQPTAPFQKENPGEFVKYSQKLTQSHYILAEEVSNISTQAEPKETSGPKKNNYDFLKKSQIYNKKSKQTEQERRVAQELNLTRITE
- a CDS encoding amino acid transporter; this translates as MSSKKKKNKMERGLTNRHVQVMAIAGTIGTGLFLGAGRSISLTGPSIVLIYMITGAFMFLMMRAVGEMLYQDPEQHTFINFITRHLGKGWGYFSVWSYWLSVVFIGMAEITAIAHYVQFWFPSWPSWMIEIGFLTILALVNLIAVKLFGEVEFWFAMVKIVAILAMIATGVFMVLTGFKTPHGVASLANIADNFSLFPNGGVNFVMAFQMVFFAYLMIEFIGVTTSETKNPRQVLPKAVKEIPLRIVFFYGGALLAIMSIIPWRELASADSPFVTVFELAGIKWAAALINFVVLTSAASALNSTLYSTGRHLYQIAHDSPNPFLKAIKADTLSRHNVPQNAIIASAILIALAAFINVLPGVSDAFALITASSSGVYIAIYILIMVAHLKYRKSADFMADGYLMPHYRFLNPLTMLFFAFVFVTLFLQESTFVGAIGSAIWIIGFGIYSQWKFRK
- a CDS encoding GNAT family acetyltransferase, which gives rise to MEIPIKIIQASKSDLAEIEAIQTSSFPAEKQQPSHILEESIRKCADTFLLARDENQLLGYILSRPQSDNPQCLKIHSLVIESDHQRQGLGTLLLAALKEVAVELDYKGLRLESPDELLSYFEMNGFIDEETSLYATSQGYSMIWFNPFYLEAQ
- a CDS encoding UDP-N-acetylmuramate--alanine ligase: MSKTYHFIGIKGSGMSALALMLHQMGHKVQGSDVEKYYFTQRGLEQAGITILPFDEKNLDGDMEIIAGNAFRPDNNVEIAYADQNGISYKRYHEFLGSFMRDFVSMGVAGAHGKTSTTGMLSHVLSHITDTSFLIGDGTGRGSANAKYFVFESDEYERHFMPYHPEYSIITNIDFDHPDYFTSLEDVFNAFNDYAKQITKGLFVYGEDAELRKITSDAPIYYYGFEAEGNDFVASDLLRSTTGSTFTVHFRGQELGQFHIPTFGRHNIMNATAVIGLLYTAGFDLNLVREHLKTFAGVKRRFTEKIVNDTVIIDDFAHHPTEIIATLDAARQKYPSKEIVAIFQPHTFTRTIALLDDFAHALNQADAVYLAQIYGSAREVDHGDVKVEDLANKIDKKHQVITVENVSPLLDHDNAVYVFMGAGDIQTYEYSFERLLSNLTSNVQ
- a CDS encoding aminodeoxychorismate lyase, with the protein product MSEKPREDEKLSFKEQILRDLERVKKYEEDQEEVNLASIKPQLSSKNDQSIEDLMEDSLSAVEDIMRNAPTVPTHPSQDLSASPSNEIKRETLTAPSHPSQDVPSSPAEEAVRQAPLAPSHPSQEGPSAPSAEGVSRPVSGPVSPRKVEKEFNEIPTRVAVSYKTEGQKEVVKKEVPTSQPVVEKKVVEKKAVEETPVTPRRSRRETVQPTKKKKSGFKAFFISLLIFLGLISAGGYFGYQYVQSSLQPVDASSKQYVTVQIPEGANVQTIGSTLEKSGLIKHGVIFAFYAKYKNYSDLKSGYYNLQKSMSTEDIIHELQKGGTAEAQEPALANLTIPEGYTIDQIAQAVGQLQGDFKEPLTADAFLAKVQDENFISQEVAKYPSLLESLPTKESGVRYRLEGFLFPATYSIKESTTIESLIDEMLAAMDKTLAPHYSAIKSKNLTVNELLTIASLVEKEGAKTEDRKLIAGVFYNRLNLGMPLQSNIAILYAQGKLGQKISLADDAGIDTTINSPYNVYTKAGLMPGPVDSPSLDAIEASINQTKSDNLYFVANVTDGKVYYAATQEEHDRNVAEHVNSKLNQTN
- a CDS encoding transcription elongation factor GreA: MAEKTYPMTLAEKEKLEKELEELKLVRRPEVVERIKIARSYGDLSENSEYEAAKDEQAFVEGQISSLETKIRYAEIVNSDSVAQDEVAIGKTVTIQEIGEDEEEVYIIVGSAGADAFAGKVSNESPIGQALIGKKTGDTATIETPVGSYDVKILKVEKTA